A single window of Flavobacteriales bacterium DNA harbors:
- a CDS encoding T9SS type A sorting domain-containing protein, protein MKNLFLFFLFISGTLSAQWNAQVSGTSQLLNSIQFLNSNLGYCAGDNGLLLKTTNGGANWVSVNANTGSPAALFTTPDTGYTYRGTEVAMTVNGGQNFSTVLVCTDGISALSFPSLSVGYAAGMNMMEDSIIIYKTTDAGVNWTYYSGIPASLMAYSIYFIDNNIGFVGGFYGGLYKTTDGGLNWNMVYNGTSGAFSFSFPNTLTGYAVTESGSMLKTVDGGDTWAETSTGAGPILYSIDCVNPSTCYAVGGDGFSSGTIIKTSNGGTSWTSSQSTLITYQMVDFLNDTVGYACGGNGSILRYGSSLTPNSVFETNPENQLQLYPNPAVDFIIVDNTTSSGNSIVEIYGIRGELIRTVSLRSAENRIDISNLTAGMYIVKVISDDKELFSKMIKQ, encoded by the coding sequence ATGAAAAACCTCTTCCTCTTTTTTCTTTTTATTTCAGGAACCTTGTCTGCCCAGTGGAACGCTCAGGTTTCGGGTACGAGTCAATTACTCAATTCCATTCAATTTTTAAATTCCAACCTTGGCTATTGTGCAGGTGATAATGGTTTATTGCTTAAAACGACCAATGGCGGTGCAAACTGGGTTTCGGTAAATGCAAATACGGGGAGTCCAGCCGCATTGTTTACCACTCCCGATACCGGATACACTTACCGGGGAACAGAAGTGGCTATGACGGTGAATGGCGGACAAAATTTTTCTACGGTTCTGGTTTGTACGGATGGAATTAGCGCTCTTTCCTTTCCTTCCTTGTCGGTTGGCTATGCAGCGGGTATGAATATGATGGAAGATTCCATTATTATTTATAAAACAACCGATGCCGGAGTAAACTGGACATACTACTCAGGCATCCCTGCCAGCCTAATGGCCTATTCCATTTATTTTATAGATAACAATATTGGTTTTGTAGGAGGATTTTACGGAGGACTTTATAAAACCACGGATGGTGGACTTAACTGGAATATGGTTTATAACGGCACATCCGGTGCATTTTCATTTAGTTTTCCCAATACACTTACCGGTTATGCCGTTACTGAATCGGGAAGCATGTTAAAAACAGTGGATGGCGGAGATACCTGGGCAGAAACTTCAACCGGAGCCGGCCCGATTCTTTATTCCATCGACTGTGTAAATCCTTCCACCTGTTACGCAGTGGGCGGCGACGGATTTTCGTCGGGAACAATAATTAAAACCAGTAACGGAGGAACAAGTTGGACAAGTAGTCAATCTACCTTAATAACCTACCAAATGGTGGATTTTTTAAATGATACAGTAGGTTATGCCTGTGGAGGTAACGGAAGTATTTTGCGATATGGTTCTTCGCTTACACCAAATTCGGTTTTTGAAACAAATCCGGAAAATCAACTTCAACTTTATCCAAATCCTGCCGTAGATTTTATCATTGTGGATAACACTACTTCATCCGGTAATTCAATCGTGGAAATTTATGGCATTCGGGGTGAGTTAATCAGAACCGTTTCTTTACGTTCTGCTGAAAACAGAATTGACATCAGTAATTTAACTGCAGGAATGTATATCGTAAAAGTTATTTCCGACGATAAAGAATTGTTCAGCAAAATGATTAAGCAATAA
- a CDS encoding Fic family protein, with protein MESFKPGAWIKHLNFRYFVPEKINRVWTWKDPIITELLEKASLQLGELNSFARFVPNIDLFIHLHVTKESVVSSRIEGTQTTMDEAFLQLEDVAPERKNDWQEVQNYTKALNNAISELKNIPLSSRLLCAAHKQLMKNARGENKQPGEFRKSQNWIGGNSISDAVFIPPNHESVGELMGDMEDFLHNEDIHVSKLVRIAIAHYQFETIHPYLDGNGRIGRLLITLYLVDQKLLDKPLLYLSHYFEKNKTLYYDNLTRVRQKGDMVQWLKYFLTGIEETSRQAADSLKKILDLKQNLETDIQKNWGRRSQSAYTLLQHLFQNPVVQIKSVQEVCQLTPKSAGDLVQVFMEKKILIELTGQTRNRIFLFKTYLDLFK; from the coding sequence ATAGAATCATTTAAACCAGGAGCATGGATCAAACATCTAAATTTTCGATATTTTGTCCCTGAAAAAATAAATCGGGTCTGGACATGGAAAGACCCTATCATTACAGAACTGCTTGAAAAAGCCTCTCTACAACTTGGGGAACTAAATTCGTTTGCCCGCTTTGTACCCAACATAGATTTATTTATCCATTTGCATGTAACAAAAGAATCGGTTGTTTCCAGTCGGATAGAAGGTACTCAAACCACCATGGATGAAGCCTTCCTGCAATTAGAAGATGTGGCCCCGGAAAGAAAGAATGACTGGCAGGAAGTCCAAAACTATACCAAGGCATTAAACAACGCTATAAGTGAGCTTAAAAACATTCCACTTTCATCTCGTTTGCTTTGTGCAGCCCACAAGCAATTAATGAAAAATGCTAGAGGGGAAAATAAACAACCGGGGGAATTCAGGAAGAGTCAGAATTGGATTGGTGGAAATTCCATTTCAGATGCGGTTTTTATTCCACCAAATCATGAATCAGTGGGCGAACTTATGGGGGATATGGAAGATTTTCTCCATAATGAAGATATTCACGTCTCAAAACTGGTTAGAATAGCTATTGCACACTATCAATTTGAAACGATTCATCCCTATTTAGACGGAAATGGCCGGATAGGCAGATTACTCATCACGCTATACCTGGTGGACCAAAAACTATTAGACAAACCATTACTGTATCTGTCTCACTACTTTGAAAAAAACAAAACATTGTATTATGATAACCTTACACGAGTCAGGCAAAAAGGTGACATGGTGCAATGGCTGAAATATTTTTTGACAGGGATTGAGGAAACTTCACGACAAGCGGCGGATAGTTTAAAAAAGATTTTGGATTTAAAACAAAATCTTGAAACCGACATTCAAAAAAACTGGGGAAGAAGAAGTCAAAGTGCCTATACTCTTTTGCAACACTTATTCCAAAATCCAGTCGTTCAAATAAAATCAGTTCAGGAAGTTTGTCAATTAACCCCAAAATCTGCCGGTGATTTGGTTCAGGTTTTTATGGAAAAGAAAATTCTTATTGAGTTAACAGGTCAAACAAGAAACCGGATTTTTTTGTTTAAAACCTATTTAGATTTGTTTAAATGA
- a CDS encoding family 16 glycosylhydrolase, which produces PLAISQTNNIISVSQPNCKDANSVLAPIWPNVQGFYPYLNYDYNIYPTGVISNNQVALELIYEQNFNGSTSDLIGNWMPSISRATNQNDGLRPPAGISYAYNLIDPNQDCIDVSNGTLKLWAREIPPAEYRCVDYLQDSDQLADGFPNKREFKATAGEIWTLDMFKHGYFEAMIKLPYVDYVWPAFWLFHSANGKKTEIDIFEFVNESRGDHCSPVSAENLYFYSDNMLMTVHDWSLSVPPYDEFSIEHVCRGFTGHAINNFHFFNTWHKFGLYWDEYKCIWLVDEVPIAYLFKYYKYFYDQNPSLDLDYSLGIWDYSELSNYYGPVYRNMGFPNDECHVILGMAVPNFGGKFNSDPSLNQVCLPSGNTLPRFMEVDYLRVYSNRSCASDFTVCNETHLPTKIVANSVALPDPSQGSNCEVVVRNEHQIKLEAPYNYHPTEILSDAQKVEVVANEEIKLYPGFRTEPGATFYARIDNCSTADLRKSESGKPSFSPQQMVLQLTPDMEDNPKKSALDYALSIAPNPSDGNFTIHNLNNKSSIQIVDLSGRVVFYQNKIETNTMNLDLSFLANGTYYIKAIDNSGNFETVIWLKQ; this is translated from the coding sequence CTCCATTGGCTATTAGTCAAACGAATAACATAATTTCTGTGTCGCAACCGAATTGTAAGGATGCAAATTCAGTTCTTGCCCCAATTTGGCCAAATGTTCAAGGATTTTATCCATATCTTAACTATGATTATAATATTTATCCAACTGGAGTTATTTCTAATAATCAAGTTGCATTGGAATTAATATATGAACAAAATTTTAATGGATCCACCTCAGATCTTATTGGTAATTGGATGCCTTCGATATCTAGGGCAACAAATCAAAATGATGGTTTACGCCCACCGGCTGGTATATCCTATGCCTATAATTTAATCGATCCCAACCAAGATTGTATTGATGTTTCCAATGGGACATTAAAACTATGGGCTAGAGAGATTCCACCGGCTGAATATCGATGTGTGGATTATTTACAAGATTCTGATCAGTTAGCTGATGGATTTCCTAATAAGCGTGAGTTCAAGGCTACTGCAGGTGAGATATGGACTCTGGATATGTTCAAACATGGTTATTTTGAAGCCATGATTAAATTACCTTATGTTGATTATGTTTGGCCTGCTTTTTGGCTTTTTCATTCTGCAAATGGGAAAAAGACAGAGATTGATATTTTTGAATTCGTAAATGAAAGCAGAGGGGACCATTGCTCGCCTGTTTCAGCAGAGAATTTGTATTTTTATAGTGATAATATGCTTATGACTGTGCATGATTGGAGTCTTTCTGTACCTCCATACGATGAATTTTCTATTGAACATGTATGTAGAGGCTTTACTGGTCATGCTATTAATAATTTTCACTTTTTTAACACTTGGCACAAATTTGGTCTTTATTGGGATGAATACAAATGTATTTGGCTAGTTGACGAAGTCCCTATTGCATATCTTTTTAAGTATTATAAATATTTTTATGATCAAAATCCCTCATTAGACCTTGATTATTCATTAGGAATCTGGGATTATTCTGAATTGTCTAATTATTATGGACCTGTATATCGCAACATGGGATTCCCTAATGATGAATGTCATGTAATATTAGGCATGGCAGTTCCAAATTTTGGTGGTAAATTTAATTCAGATCCTTCTTTAAATCAGGTCTGCCTTCCATCCGGCAATACCCTGCCTCGTTTTATGGAAGTGGATTATTTACGTGTATATTCCAACAGGTCTTGCGCATCCGATTTTACGGTTTGCAATGAAACACACTTGCCTACCAAAATTGTAGCAAACTCAGTGGCATTACCTGATCCTTCGCAAGGATCAAACTGCGAAGTGGTTGTACGTAATGAACACCAGATTAAACTTGAAGCTCCCTACAATTATCACCCAACTGAAATTTTATCCGATGCTCAAAAGGTGGAGGTTGTAGCCAATGAAGAAATTAAATTGTATCCCGGTTTCAGAACAGAACCGGGAGCTACTTTCTACGCCAGAATAGACAATTGTAGTACCGCAGATTTAAGAAAAAGTGAATCCGGTAAGCCCTCTTTTTCTCCGCAGCAAATGGTATTGCAGTTGACACCCGACATGGAGGATAACCCCAAAAAAAGTGCTTTAGATTATGCCCTCAGTATAGCACCAAATCCTTCTGATGGAAATTTTACAATTCATAATCTTAATAACAAAAGTAGTATTCAAATAGTAGATCTTTCCGGCAGGGTTGTATTTTATCAAAATAAAATTGAAACCAATACCATGAACCTGGATCTATCGTTTCTGGCTAATGGCACTTATTACATTAAAGCAATCGATAACTCCGGAAATTTTGAAACCGTTATTTGGCTGAAGCAATAA